The genomic DNA CGGTCCCGTTGGGGAATCCGGCCGCGTGCCGACGACCTGGTACCCGGTGCCGGGGCCGGACGCTCAGCCGCGTGTGCCAGTGGGTCGGGACCCGGCCCCAGGTGCGGGCGGTGACGTGATGCCGGGTGGGCCGCACCGGGTGGGCGGCCGGGGCGGCGACGGCTGTTACGGGGAAGACGGCGACGGCTGCGAGCGCTGCCGCGAGACCGTTGCGCAGGCCGCACCGTCTCCGGTGCGGGCCGCACCATCTCCAGTGGCGGCCGCGCCGACTTCAGCGAGGGCCGCACACTTTTCAGTACGGGCCGGCTCAGTCCAGCCCGTCAGGCGTTTGAGGACGAGGCCCTTTCGGGGCCGATCGGGGGTCTGGGGGCGGGGCCCCCGGGCGGGGCCGGTCGGCGCTACGCCAGCCCAGGCCCCCGTACCGGGATGTGCGTGAACGTCGGCTCCGGCGCCGGGTTCTGGAAGAAGTCGTTGCCCTTGTCGTCGACGACGACGAACGCCGGGAAGTCCTCGACCTCGATCTTCCAGACCGCCTCCATGCCGAGCTCCTCGTACTCGACGACCTCGACCTTCTTGATGCAGTCCTGCGCGAGCCGCGCCGCGGGCCCACCGATCGAGCCGAGGTAGAAGCCGCCGTGTGCGTCGCACGCGTCGGTGACCTGTTTGCTGCGGTTGCCCTTGGCGAGCATCACCTTGGAGCCGCCCGCCGCCTGGAACTGCTCGACGTAGGAGTCCATGCGACCGGCCGTGGTCGGGCCGAAGGAGCCGGACGCGTAGCCCTCGGGGGTCTTCGCCGGACCCGCGTAGTACACCGGGTGGTCCTTCAGGTACTGCGGCATCTCCTCGCCCGCGTCGAGCCGCTCCTTGATCTTGGCGTGTGCGATGTCGCGGGCCACGACGAGCGGGCCGGAGAGCGAGAGCCGGGTCTTGACCGGGTACTTGGTCAGCTCGGCGAGGATGTCGTCCATGGGCTGGTTGAGGTCGATCCGGACGACGCCCTCCTCGGCGGAGTCCAGGTGCTCGTCGGTCGTCTCCGGCAGGAACCGCGCCGGGTCCGTCTCCAACTGCTCCAGGAACACGCCCTCCGCGGTGATCTTCGCGACGGCCTGCCGGTCGGCCGAGCAGGACACGGCGATGGCGACCGGGCAGGACGCGCCGTGCCGGGGGAGGCGCACCACGCGCACGTCGTGGCAGAAGTACTTGCCGCCGAACTGCGCCCCGATCCCGATCCGCTGCGTCAGCTCGAAGACCTTCTGCTCCAGGTCCTTGTCCCGGAAGCCGTGCCCCAACTCCGAGCCCTCGGCCGGGATCTCGTCCAGGTAGTGCGCGGAGGCGTACTTCGCGGTCTTCAGCGCGTACTCGGCGCTCGTGCCGCCGACCACGATCGCCAGGTGGTACGGCGGGCAGGCCGCCGTACCGAGCGAACGGATCTTCTCCTCCAGGAACTTCATCATCGAGCCCTCGTTGAGGACCGCCTTCGTCTCCTGGTAGAGGAACGACTTGTTGGCCGAGCCGCCGCCCTTCGCCATGAACAGGAATTTGTAGGCGCCGCCGTCGGTCGCGTACAGCTCCACCTGTGCGGGCAGGTTCGACCCGGTGTTCTTCTCGTCCCACATGGTCAGCGGGGCCATCTGCGAGTACCGCAGATTGAGGTTCAGATACGCGTCGTAGATGCCGCGGGAGAGCGCCTTCTCGTCCTCACCTTCGGTGAGGACGTTCTGCCCGCGCTTGCCCATGACGATGGCCGTACCGGTGTCCTGGCACATGGGCAGCACGCCGGCCGCCGCGATGTTCGCGTTCTTCAGGAGGTCCAGCGCCACGAACTTGTCGTTGTTCGACGCCTCGGGGTCGTCGATGATCCGGCGCAACTGCGCGAGGTGGGCCGGCCGCAGATAGTGCTGGATGTCGTGGATCGCCTCGGCCGCGAGCTTGCGCAGCGCCTCCGGCTCGACCTTGAGGAACGTCCGCCCGTCGGCCTCGAAGGTGGAGACACCCTCGGAGGTCACCAGCCGGTACGGGGTGGTGTCCTCTCCCATGGGGAGCAGATCGGTGTACGCGAACTCAGGCATGTCGCCCATTCCTCACTCGACAGACTGTGTCTTTGGCTCGGTTCACCTCCGGGGCGCCAAAGCCTGTGTCGAGCCCCCGACCGTGCTCGACCCTTCGGGCCTCCGCGCGCTCGGACTCTCGACACAGGCGCGCCCCTTCGGCTCACTCGCCGCCGGCCGGCCTCCATTGGCAGGCGCCCACCAGCGTAGAACCTGCCGCTGACAGCGGGCTTGTGAGGTAAGGCTCAGTTCTCCGGACCCGGGCCGCGCCAACGTTGTCCACAACCGTCGCCCACAGGCCTAGTCGCGATCTATCGCGTTTCGGTACGCTGCTGCCGTGGACCTTCAGAAGCAGCCCGCATCCGCACCCACGGCCCCGCAGCCCGCGCCCGCTGTCGGCGACGTGCCCGCCTCCGCGCTACGCGCCTCGGACGCCGACCGTGACCGCATCGCCGACATCCTGCGCGAGGCCCTGGCCGAGGGGCGCCTGGACTCGGACGAGCACGCCGAGCGGGTCGAGGGGGTGCTGAGCGCCAAGACGGTCGGCGAGCTGGAGGTCTTCATCCAGGACCTGCCGGCCGCCCATGGGCACCGGCGGACGACCCCGTCGTACAGCCCCGCCCCGAACCGCCCGACGGAGGGCGCGATCCCGGCCGAGGCCGACCAGCACGTGGTGGCGGTCTTCAGCTCCGCGATGCGCAAGGGTCGCTGGCGCGCGGGCCGCCGTATGCACGCGTACGCCGTGTTCGGCAGTGTCGAGATCGACCTCAGCGAGGCGATCTTCGAGTACCAGCAGATCGTCATCAAGGCGATCTCGGTCTTCGGCAACGTCGAGATCCGCGTCCCGGAGAACGTGTCGCTGCGCGGCACCGGCGGTGGCGTCCTCGGCAACTTCGAGGTGGACACGCTGGACTCACTGGAGCCGGACGCGCCCGTGATCTACGTCGACGGATGGGCCGTACTCGGAAACATCGAGGCAAAACCCAAGCGGGGCAAGCTCGTTGCGGACATTCTCGATCGGGTTACGCGCAAGGTCGACAAGAGTTTGCGCAAGCACCTGGATCGTTGACGGTTGTGAATCGGGACACATGTGGAGGTGATCGGTCCACGCCCGCGCGGCCCTGACATCGCGCAGAAGCGCCCGAAAACCAGCGGTTCGGAACTCAGTGCATAGGCGCGCGCACAGCGGGTAGGCCTTGCTGCATCGTCTCTCGCTCGCGAAGCCGTCGTCAGGAGTAGACCGTGCTGCAACCGCCGCATTCGTCCCTGCAGGTAGCTGTTGTTCCGGCTCAGCGGGTGCCTGCGCGAGACAGGGACCAAGACGCTCCATGGCACAC from Streptomyces sp. NBC_01478 includes the following:
- a CDS encoding DUF1707 SHOCT-like domain-containing protein; the protein is MDLQKQPASAPTAPQPAPAVGDVPASALRASDADRDRIADILREALAEGRLDSDEHAERVEGVLSAKTVGELEVFIQDLPAAHGHRRTTPSYSPAPNRPTEGAIPAEADQHVVAVFSSAMRKGRWRAGRRMHAYAVFGSVEIDLSEAIFEYQQIVIKAISVFGNVEIRVPENVSLRGTGGGVLGNFEVDTLDSLEPDAPVIYVDGWAVLGNIEAKPKRGKLVADILDRVTRKVDKSLRKHLDR
- a CDS encoding fumarate hydratase — translated: MPEFAYTDLLPMGEDTTPYRLVTSEGVSTFEADGRTFLKVEPEALRKLAAEAIHDIQHYLRPAHLAQLRRIIDDPEASNNDKFVALDLLKNANIAAAGVLPMCQDTGTAIVMGKRGQNVLTEGEDEKALSRGIYDAYLNLNLRYSQMAPLTMWDEKNTGSNLPAQVELYATDGGAYKFLFMAKGGGSANKSFLYQETKAVLNEGSMMKFLEEKIRSLGTAACPPYHLAIVVGGTSAEYALKTAKYASAHYLDEIPAEGSELGHGFRDKDLEQKVFELTQRIGIGAQFGGKYFCHDVRVVRLPRHGASCPVAIAVSCSADRQAVAKITAEGVFLEQLETDPARFLPETTDEHLDSAEEGVVRIDLNQPMDDILAELTKYPVKTRLSLSGPLVVARDIAHAKIKERLDAGEEMPQYLKDHPVYYAGPAKTPEGYASGSFGPTTAGRMDSYVEQFQAAGGSKVMLAKGNRSKQVTDACDAHGGFYLGSIGGPAARLAQDCIKKVEVVEYEELGMEAVWKIEVEDFPAFVVVDDKGNDFFQNPAPEPTFTHIPVRGPGLA